A window of Acidobacteriota bacterium contains these coding sequences:
- a CDS encoding HIT domain-containing protein yields MDSLFAPWRYAYLVQEKAPAGCVFCAAFASPDDVSHLVVHRGAHNFVILNLYPYNNGHLMIVPNAHLSTPTASTPEQRAEMFELAAVVEEVLREAYRPDGLNLGMNLGRAAGAGIEQHFHLHIVPRWSGDTNFMAVTAGTRVIPEDLRASRDRLSEGFRLRRGRT; encoded by the coding sequence ATGGACAGTCTCTTCGCTCCCTGGAGATACGCCTACCTCGTCCAGGAGAAGGCTCCGGCCGGGTGCGTCTTCTGCGCCGCGTTCGCGTCACCCGACGACGTCTCCCATCTCGTCGTCCACCGGGGAGCGCACAACTTCGTCATCCTGAATCTGTACCCGTACAACAACGGTCACCTGATGATCGTGCCGAACGCCCACCTCTCGACGCCGACGGCGTCGACTCCCGAGCAGCGCGCCGAGATGTTCGAGCTGGCGGCGGTGGTGGAGGAGGTCCTGCGCGAGGCGTACCGCCCGGACGGACTCAATCTCGGGATGAACCTCGGCCGGGCCGCCGGCGCCGGCATCGAGCAGCACTTCCACCTCCACATCGTGCCGCGCTGGTCGGGTGACACCAACTTCATGGCCGTCACCGCCGGCACCCGGGTGATCCCCGAGGACCTTCGCGCCTCCCGCGATCGCCTCAGCGAGGGATTCCGCCTGAGGCGCGGCCGCACGTGA
- a CDS encoding bifunctional nuclease family protein has protein sequence MTIEMKIKGLMIDPVTQMPIVLLRDPKSEAVLPIWVGLAEANAIALQIEKISTPRPMTHDLLRSVLASLDATVEKIVITELKDNTFYALIHLVHDGKALTVDSRPSDAIAVALRASAPIFVEEDVISKAKSVDMTKEAGDSDRLRQWLEKLDPDELGKYEM, from the coding sequence GTGACGATCGAGATGAAGATCAAAGGTCTGATGATCGACCCCGTCACGCAGATGCCGATCGTCCTCCTCCGCGATCCGAAGAGCGAAGCGGTCCTGCCGATCTGGGTCGGCCTCGCGGAGGCCAACGCGATCGCCCTTCAGATCGAAAAAATCTCGACGCCGAGACCGATGACTCACGACCTGCTCCGGAGCGTCCTCGCGAGCCTGGACGCGACCGTCGAGAAGATCGTGATCACGGAGCTCAAGGACAACACCTTCTACGCTCTCATCCATCTCGTCCACGACGGGAAAGCTCTCACCGTCGACTCCCGGCCCAGCGACGCGATCGCGGTCGCGCTCCGGGCGAGCGCGCCGATCTTCGTCGAGGAGGACGTCATCAGCAAGGCGAAGAGCGTCGACATGACGAAGGAGGCAGGGGACTCCGATCGTCTGAGGCAGTGGCTCGAGAAGCTGGATCCCGATGAGCTCGGCAAGTACGAGATGTGA
- a CDS encoding integration host factor subunit beta yields the protein MTKAELVEEVAKVSDLTKKHSEVIVNTVFQSIVDALHKDEKIELRGFGSFRIRQRRSRQGRNPKTGEKVHVPAKKIPYFKPGKELKELINRSPE from the coding sequence ATGACCAAGGCGGAGCTCGTCGAAGAGGTCGCGAAGGTCTCGGACCTGACCAAGAAACACTCCGAGGTCATCGTCAACACGGTCTTCCAGTCCATCGTCGACGCCCTGCACAAGGACGAGAAGATCGAGCTGCGCGGGTTCGGGTCGTTTCGAATCCGACAGCGGCGCTCGCGGCAGGGGCGGAACCCGAAGACCGGTGAGAAGGTCCACGTGCCGGCGAAGAAGATCCCGTACTTCAAGCCCGGCAAGGAGCTCAAGGAGCTGATCAACCGCTCACCGGAATAG
- the miaB gene encoding tRNA (N6-isopentenyl adenosine(37)-C2)-methylthiotransferase MiaB — MRFRIETWGCQMNEHDSERMAGLLAAQGMTPADHEAEADVILLNTCAIREKASQKVFGRLGVLRAAKIRRPDLVIGVCGCVAQLEQREIFRRAPHVDFVMGPRAIPSLRRLVEDSRTRRRHQLAVSDPRDRLDPEAHEIALRSSRTRAFITVMEGCNKTCTFCVVPMTRGREACRTPDSILEESARAVAEGFPEIELLGQNVNAYRSGTTDFAALLGLVGDVPGLARLRFTTSHPLHFRQSIADRMADNPVICPFLHLPVQSGADAVLERMRRGYTVAGFRRKVEGARTRVPGLALSTDIIVGFPGETDPEFQSTLDLVRATRFDQIYAFVYSPRPGTPAAEYADDIPLAEKESRLRVLQSMQAEIQREIHAELVDREVEVLVEGPSLLDPHVLAGRTATSKIVNFTGPVEWTGRLVRVRILRASANSFRGEAIERAPSLTSSGGRDIYETILPPSGGLAT, encoded by the coding sequence ATGCGTTTCCGGATCGAGACGTGGGGCTGCCAGATGAACGAGCACGACTCCGAGCGGATGGCGGGCCTCCTGGCGGCGCAGGGCATGACCCCGGCGGATCACGAGGCCGAGGCGGACGTCATTCTCCTCAACACCTGCGCCATCCGCGAGAAGGCGTCTCAGAAGGTCTTCGGGCGCCTCGGCGTCCTTCGGGCCGCCAAGATCCGCCGGCCGGATCTCGTCATCGGCGTCTGCGGGTGCGTGGCCCAGTTGGAGCAGCGCGAGATCTTCCGGAGGGCGCCTCACGTCGACTTCGTCATGGGACCGCGCGCCATCCCGTCGCTGAGGCGCCTGGTGGAGGATTCCCGCACGCGGCGGCGGCATCAGCTCGCGGTCTCCGATCCGAGGGACCGGCTCGACCCCGAGGCCCACGAGATCGCGCTGCGATCGTCGAGGACGCGCGCGTTCATCACGGTGATGGAGGGGTGCAACAAGACGTGCACCTTCTGCGTCGTCCCGATGACCAGGGGGCGGGAGGCGTGCCGCACTCCCGATTCGATCCTCGAGGAATCGGCCCGGGCCGTCGCCGAGGGGTTTCCCGAGATCGAGCTTCTCGGCCAGAACGTCAACGCGTACCGGAGCGGCACCACCGATTTCGCCGCGCTGCTCGGCCTCGTGGGCGACGTGCCGGGGCTCGCGCGGCTGCGCTTCACGACCTCGCACCCGCTCCACTTCCGCCAGAGCATCGCCGATCGCATGGCGGACAACCCCGTCATCTGCCCCTTCCTCCATCTCCCCGTGCAGTCGGGTGCGGACGCCGTGCTCGAGCGCATGCGCCGCGGCTACACCGTCGCGGGGTTCCGGCGAAAGGTGGAAGGGGCGCGCACGCGCGTGCCCGGGCTCGCGCTCTCCACCGACATCATCGTCGGCTTTCCGGGGGAGACCGACCCGGAGTTCCAGTCGACTCTCGATCTCGTGCGCGCGACGCGGTTCGATCAGATCTACGCGTTCGTCTACTCGCCGCGCCCCGGCACACCCGCGGCCGAGTACGCGGACGACATCCCGCTCGCGGAAAAGGAATCGCGGCTCCGCGTGCTCCAGTCGATGCAGGCCGAGATCCAGCGCGAGATCCACGCGGAGCTCGTCGATCGCGAGGTCGAGGTGCTCGTCGAAGGGCCGAGCCTCCTCGACCCCCACGTCCTCGCCGGGAGGACGGCGACGAGCAAGATCGTCAACTTCACCGGGCCGGTCGAGTGGACCGGACGCCTCGTGCGCGTGCGCATCCTTCGCGCGTCGGCGAACAGCTTCAGGGGAGAGGCGATCGAGCGCGCGCCATCCTTGACTTCATCGGGGGGTCGGGATATATATGAGACGATTCTCCCGCCCTCCGGAGGTCTGGCGACGTGA